From the genome of Candidatus Methylacidiphilales bacterium, one region includes:
- a CDS encoding FHA domain-containing protein gives MKLVELLHLCLIAARTGTVTYRNDNNKGQIYLREGQIKHAEYKELTGEEALYAMLETESGDADYTSVTVPPRVSIAKPCAHVLMEAARRADEKSKTTLLSYPPPSNPSSNNFKPLPLLIYHIANEQRSYTLKPETTRAGRLSENDLPLDHESVSSHHCSFEIDSSGTVMLSDLGSLNGTYVNGKRIQTPVQLREGDTIHVGPIPMRLVFQKTN, from the coding sequence ATGAAATTAGTTGAGCTTCTCCATCTTTGCCTGATCGCCGCGCGCACGGGAACCGTGACGTACCGCAATGACAATAACAAAGGCCAAATCTATCTGCGGGAGGGACAAATCAAACATGCGGAATACAAGGAGCTGACCGGTGAAGAAGCCCTGTATGCCATGCTCGAAACGGAGTCCGGGGATGCGGATTACACCAGTGTGACGGTCCCACCCCGCGTCAGTATCGCAAAGCCTTGCGCCCATGTCCTGATGGAAGCGGCACGACGGGCCGATGAAAAAAGCAAAACCACCCTTCTCTCCTACCCCCCGCCTTCCAATCCAAGCTCCAATAATTTCAAACCCTTGCCATTGCTGATCTACCACATCGCCAACGAACAAAGAAGCTACACGCTCAAACCTGAGACTACACGCGCGGGGCGTCTGTCCGAGAACGACCTGCCGCTGGATCATGAGTCGGTCTCTTCACACCATTGCTCCTTTGAGATCGATTCATCCGGCACTGTCATGTTATCCGATCTCGGCTCGCTCAACGGCACCTATGTCAACGGCAAACGCATCCAGACACCTGTTCAGCTTCGTGAAGGAGATACCATCCACGTGGGCCCGATCCCGATGCGGCTTGTTTTCCAGAAAACCAATTGA
- a CDS encoding bifunctional oligoribonuclease/PAP phosphatase NrnA: MKTQYAEAISALNHSESVLLLSHLRPDGDAYGSCLGLGLSLSAAGKDVLIFNQDGLNTLYTFLPFSERILRTPTENPPVGLLLALDTSTKERLGAACLSWNREVDWNIDHHEGNTRYGLNQLVIPNEPATSAILTDLILEAGWPMPPEAASALYVGIMTDTGCFRHRGTSAHTFEQAALLISHGADPAYLAQQCYQTTSLARFRLQQMATSSLQLEQNGLLAFITLLPEQFAQCNALPEDTEGLVEMPLAVRDVQVSALFEHREDGSLKVSLRSKGKVNVNALAGEFGGGGHPAAAGINFKKDGLKNRELVLTRLRQAVHNPDASPASEKPCGVSCQKIL; this comes from the coding sequence TTGAAAACCCAATACGCTGAAGCCATCTCCGCCCTGAACCACTCGGAGTCCGTACTGCTCCTCAGCCATCTTCGCCCCGACGGGGATGCCTACGGCAGTTGCCTGGGTCTTGGCTTAAGCCTGTCAGCCGCGGGGAAAGATGTTTTGATTTTCAACCAGGATGGCCTGAATACGCTTTATACCTTTTTGCCATTCTCGGAACGCATTCTCCGAACCCCCACGGAAAATCCGCCCGTCGGCCTTTTGCTGGCCCTTGACACTTCCACTAAAGAGCGGCTCGGCGCCGCATGCCTGTCGTGGAATCGTGAAGTGGACTGGAATATCGACCACCACGAAGGCAATACGCGCTACGGGCTAAACCAGCTCGTCATTCCGAATGAGCCGGCAACATCAGCCATTTTGACAGACCTGATACTTGAAGCAGGCTGGCCGATGCCTCCGGAAGCAGCCTCGGCTCTTTACGTCGGTATCATGACGGATACCGGTTGTTTTCGCCACCGGGGCACAAGCGCCCACACGTTCGAGCAGGCGGCACTCCTCATATCACACGGAGCCGATCCTGCTTATCTTGCCCAGCAATGCTACCAAACCACCAGCCTGGCCAGGTTCCGCCTTCAGCAAATGGCAACTTCCAGTTTGCAACTGGAGCAAAATGGCCTCCTGGCCTTCATCACGTTGCTGCCGGAACAATTTGCCCAATGCAACGCGCTTCCGGAGGATACCGAAGGCTTGGTGGAAATGCCGCTCGCCGTTCGGGACGTCCAGGTTTCCGCCCTCTTCGAACACCGGGAAGACGGGAGCCTCAAAGTCAGCCTGCGCTCCAAGGGCAAAGTCAATGTCAACGCGCTTGCCGGAGAATTCGGAGGCGGAGGACATCCCGCCGCGGCCGGCATCAATTTCAAGAAAGACGGCTTAAAAAACCGGGAACTCGTGCTCACCCGGTTGCGCCAAGCCGTACATAACCCGGATGCCTCACCTGCTTCTGAAAAACCCTGCGGAGTGTCTTGCCAAAAGATCTTGTGA
- the truB gene encoding tRNA pseudouridine(55) synthase TruB, translating into MTTLSNQPDGLLLVDKPKGCTSHDVVDFVRKHFRLKKVGHCGTLDPMATGLLMLVIGRATKVQDLLMTEDKEYSGTLKLGESTDTQDAEGAVISSQPAPELTEQQIDLAFSKFKGDFYQTPPMVSALKKDGVPLYKLARQGKTVEREPRLVHVYSYQITGVNIPRIDFVLRCSKGFYVRTYCHDIGTELGCGGHLSRLVRIRSGNFSLDQAVTFSELENMKSLGDLGSRLLSLADISRIRRQ; encoded by the coding sequence ATGACCACCTTATCCAACCAACCTGACGGCCTGTTGCTGGTCGATAAACCCAAGGGCTGCACTTCGCACGACGTCGTGGATTTTGTCCGCAAGCACTTCCGGCTGAAAAAGGTCGGCCATTGCGGCACCCTCGATCCCATGGCGACAGGCCTGCTCATGCTTGTCATCGGCCGGGCCACCAAAGTGCAAGATCTGCTGATGACGGAAGACAAGGAATATTCGGGAACGCTCAAATTGGGGGAAAGCACAGACACCCAGGACGCTGAAGGCGCGGTCATCTCGAGCCAGCCGGCGCCCGAGCTTACGGAACAGCAGATTGATCTGGCCTTCAGCAAATTCAAAGGCGATTTTTACCAGACGCCGCCCATGGTATCCGCGCTGAAAAAAGACGGCGTCCCCCTCTACAAACTGGCGCGCCAGGGCAAAACCGTGGAACGCGAACCCCGGCTTGTGCATGTTTATTCCTATCAAATTACCGGAGTTAACATTCCCCGGATTGATTTTGTACTGAGATGCAGCAAGGGGTTTTATGTGCGGACCTACTGCCATGACATCGGCACAGAATTGGGCTGCGGCGGGCATCTTTCCAGGCTGGTACGCATCCGTTCCGGAAATTTCTCTTTGGACCAGGCCGTGACGTTCTCCGAACTGGAAAATATGAAGTCATTGGGTGATCTCGGCTCCCGTCTCCTGAGCCTTGCCGATATCTCACGCATTCGGAGGCAATAA
- a CDS encoding bifunctional riboflavin kinase/FAD synthetase: MNVFESLYEARSHGGIQALALGFFDGLHLGHQRVIKNAALDQPPESSCVLTFRVHPQSVLFPEKAPPLLMGLPHKLKALEEAGVHNVLALPFDERTIHTPAEDFLEALETSFPGLKRIAVGPNWRFGYKRLGDIPLLRQWCDTRRNKIELLLAEPARHAGAIISSSRIRASVLNGNLAEASEMLGRPYGLFGTVTRGKGLGKQLGFPTLNLETQDQCFPPSGVYFGVVQLQPSENLPAAINIGIKPTIGSGGPPQAEAHILDFNANLYGKSVLVCPLQFQRAEKKFDSLDALKLQVQQDLAAARAWVCR, encoded by the coding sequence ATGAATGTCTTTGAATCTTTGTATGAAGCCCGCAGCCACGGCGGCATACAGGCATTGGCGCTGGGGTTTTTTGACGGCCTGCATCTTGGACATCAACGCGTAATTAAAAACGCAGCGTTGGACCAGCCGCCCGAATCCTCATGCGTTCTGACGTTCCGTGTGCATCCCCAATCCGTTTTGTTTCCGGAAAAGGCGCCGCCTTTGCTCATGGGGCTGCCTCACAAATTAAAGGCGCTCGAGGAGGCGGGCGTCCACAATGTCCTGGCCCTGCCCTTCGATGAAAGGACCATCCATACCCCCGCCGAAGACTTTTTGGAAGCGCTGGAAACCTCTTTCCCCGGCCTAAAACGAATTGCCGTCGGCCCGAATTGGCGCTTCGGTTACAAGCGGCTCGGCGATATTCCCCTGCTCCGGCAATGGTGTGATACACGCAGAAACAAAATTGAACTGCTCCTGGCCGAGCCTGCCCGCCATGCCGGTGCCATCATCAGCAGCAGCCGGATTCGCGCCAGTGTACTCAACGGCAATCTGGCTGAGGCCTCTGAAATGCTGGGTCGGCCCTATGGATTGTTCGGAACCGTAACCCGCGGAAAGGGCCTTGGCAAGCAACTTGGGTTTCCGACCCTAAATCTGGAGACACAGGACCAGTGCTTCCCCCCATCCGGCGTTTATTTCGGGGTTGTACAACTGCAGCCGTCTGAAAACCTTCCGGCAGCGATCAACATCGGGATCAAACCCACAATCGGGAGCGGAGGTCCGCCGCAGGCTGAAGCCCATATCCTGGATTTTAACGCAAATCTCTATGGAAAATCGGTCCTGGTTTGTCCGCTTCAATTCCAGCGCGCGGAGAAAAAATTCGATTCATTGGACGCCTTAAAGCTGCAGGTCCAACAGGATTTGGCCGCGGCCAGAGCCTGGGTCTGCAGATGA